Below is a window of Demequina muriae DNA.
ATCCGACGACGCCGAGGACGGCCCATCCGCCCAGGAGCGGAGAGATCGGGTGCAGCCGGTGCCATTCGCGGGGTGCGCGATACACCGTGCGCCGCGAGGCAGGGGCAGCGTGCTCCGGCGCCCCAGGGGTCGCGGCCTCGGGCTCGCCGGTCACAGTCCCGCCAGCTGCGCTTCGCCCCGCGAGGTGAGACGGTCGCGCAGACGCGCGGCCTCGGCCTCGGGCACGCCCGCGATGTTCGCGTCAGTGCCGGGCGAGGCCGTGTGGAGCTGGACGCGGGCGATGCCGAAGGCACGCGCGAGCGGCCCCGACTCGACCTCGACGTACTGCATGCGGCCGTACGGCACCACGGTGACGGTGCGCAGGATGCGACCACGCTTCACCACCAGGTCGTCCTCACGCTCCGCCCACGCATGCGCCGTCACCTGACGCACGATCACCCAGGCGCTCCAGATCATCGC
It encodes the following:
- a CDS encoding PH domain-containing protein; the encoded protein is MTWFEPDDAPWQYVSRTLIYARLITMALWLGIPLIGLIVLGALTSPWVWTGAGALLIAMIWSAWVIVRQVTAHAWAEREDDLVVKRGRILRTVTVVPYGRMQYVEVESGPLARAFGIARVQLHTASPGTDANIAGVPEAEAARLRDRLTSRGEAQLAGL